The proteins below come from a single Salinilacihabitans rarus genomic window:
- a CDS encoding helix-turn-helix domain-containing protein produces MTTVAEIAVPAEEFALAETFEAIPDLEVQVKSVVAEGPLQTMPLVWIAGCDVERLEGRLEDDPTVEEFTRLLENPGEGEWLYRLQYGPAVTDRCGVVFDHDGTVLDAQGSARRWTLRLLFPDRKLLSSAVDELEGRGMHIDVKRMVEAGREADDLEATAALTDAQEEAITEAYRRGYYDVPRRISLEELAAELDISHQALSERLRRANKVLAGEQLDEPPSRVVDG; encoded by the coding sequence ATGACGACCGTCGCCGAGATCGCGGTCCCCGCCGAGGAGTTCGCGCTGGCGGAGACGTTCGAGGCGATTCCCGACCTCGAGGTACAGGTCAAAAGCGTCGTCGCCGAAGGCCCCTTGCAGACGATGCCGCTCGTCTGGATAGCCGGCTGCGACGTCGAGCGCCTCGAAGGCCGCCTCGAGGACGACCCCACGGTCGAGGAGTTCACCCGGTTGCTCGAGAACCCCGGCGAGGGGGAGTGGCTCTACCGGCTCCAGTACGGGCCGGCCGTCACCGACCGCTGCGGGGTCGTCTTCGACCACGACGGGACGGTCCTCGACGCACAGGGGTCCGCGAGGCGGTGGACGCTCCGACTGCTGTTCCCGGACCGCAAACTCCTGTCGAGCGCCGTCGACGAACTCGAGGGCCGCGGAATGCACATCGACGTCAAGCGGATGGTCGAGGCGGGACGCGAGGCCGACGACCTCGAGGCGACCGCCGCGCTGACCGACGCCCAGGAGGAGGCGATCACCGAGGCCTACCGCCGGGGCTACTACGACGTCCCGCGGCGGATCTCGCTCGAAGAACTGGCGGCGGAACTCGACATCTCCCACCAGGCGCTCTCCGAGCGGTTGCGGCGGGCGAACAAGGTGCTCGCCGGCGAACAGCTCGACGAGCCCCCGTCCCGCGTGGTCGACGGCTGA